One region of bacterium genomic DNA includes:
- a CDS encoding S26 family signal peptidase, with the protein MSSQAYVATAIVASLSLAVMGVVEVTPRLLWNASASVPVGLYALRPAGRLATGDLVAVTPPKPLAWFLATRHFLPLDTPLMKRVMGLPGQRVCRVGNAVTVDAVPLGDALERDRHGRPLPVWRGCR; encoded by the coding sequence ATGAGCAGCCAAGCCTATGTCGCGACGGCGATCGTCGCCAGCCTGTCTTTGGCCGTGATGGGCGTGGTCGAGGTGACGCCGCGCCTGCTGTGGAACGCCTCCGCCAGCGTGCCGGTCGGCCTGTATGCGTTGCGTCCCGCCGGCCGGCTCGCGACCGGCGATCTGGTTGCGGTCACGCCGCCCAAGCCGCTTGCCTGGTTCCTCGCCACGCGACACTTTCTGCCGCTCGACACGCCGCTGATGAAGCGGGTGATGGGGCTTCCCGGCCAGCGCGTGTGCCGCGTCGGAAACGCCGTGACCGTCGATGCGGTGCCGCTCGGCGACGCGCTTGAGCGCGACCGGCACGGCCGTCCGCTGCCGGTCTGGCGGGGTTGCCGCTGA
- a CDS encoding DUF2840 domain-containing protein translates to MTAAAMRAGTFAVPSARPSDSLTHVELTHIEKRVENWIRFGRHVGERIIDRRRRVLSFRPGSVFAFVRWAANDYGTVSSRIDIVRAVDPGEPYHTLPFVRTGGDILLHVEGWPKVERVLRHIDTVEAAGVDPCDVAPDHWRHVANRIGTGEEPRGYSAERHRAWLKRREIER, encoded by the coding sequence CCGCGCGACCGTCCGACAGCCTCACCCATGTCGAGCTGACGCATATCGAGAAGCGGGTCGAGAACTGGATCAGGTTCGGCCGGCATGTTGGCGAGCGGATCATCGACCGCCGCCGCCGCGTCCTGTCGTTCCGGCCGGGCAGCGTCTTCGCCTTCGTCCGCTGGGCGGCCAACGATTACGGCACGGTCTCCTCGCGTATAGACATCGTGCGCGCGGTCGATCCCGGCGAGCCGTACCATACGCTGCCGTTCGTCCGCACCGGCGGCGATATCCTGCTGCACGTCGAAGGCTGGCCGAAGGTCGAGCGGGTGCTCCGCCACATCGACACGGTGGAAGCAGCCGGTGTCGATCCGTGTGATGTGGCGCCCGATCACTGGCGGCACGTCGCCAACCGTATTGGCACCGGCGAGGAGCCACGCGGCTATAGCGCCGAACGCCATCGGGCATGGCTCAAGCGCCGGGAGATCGAGCGATGA